TGGCCGCCTCGCCGCCGTCGAAGAGATCGTCACGATTGCCCCAGCTCGGCGCGCCTTCATGCCTGGAAGAAAGCTCTTGATCGTGAGGAACGTCGCAGTGAGGTTCCCGTCGAGCGTCGCCCGCCATTGCCCCTCGTCGATCTCCTCGACGGCGCCGGGCGGCGACAAGTTTGCTCCCGCATTCGCGACGAGGATGTCGACCGGCCCAAGCTCTGCTTCGATCTCGCGCCGCATCCGCTCGATCTCTGAGAAACGTGTCACGTCGCCGAGCACGGTCGTCGCTCGCCCGCCCGCAGCGACGATCGTCTGACGTACTGCCTCGACCGCGGCGGCATCTCGCCCGTGCACAGCGACGGCCGCACCGGCATCGGCGAAGCGTGTCGCGATCGCGGCGCCAATCCCTCGCGAGCTTCCCGTCACCAGCGCAATCTTTCCGTGTAGACGTGTCATCGTTAGGCTCGCACCGCGCCGCGAACCCGTCGTGCCGGAAGCCCAGCGAGCCATCCCAAAGCCCCCGCGATGATAATGGCGAGGATGGCAGTCGACCCCGCCGTCGGCTTTGTCGTCATCAAGAACACGATGCCCAGGAAAAGCCCGAGGCGGATGAAGTACGATGCGCTCAGCCGCGCTTGCAGTGCCGCGATCGCGGCCGGAGCGAGCGCATCAGCCGGCGCGCGCATTGCGCGGAGCGTCGCGCGTCCAGTCATCACCCCGCCGACGAGCGCCATGACCACGATCGTCATAAACGCGACGCCCATCCAGGCGCCGCGCCAGCTCCAGTAGGCCGTGGCGAGATACACACCCGTGACGACGGCGGCGAGGAGACTCGTTCCGGCGACGCGCTGCACGTAGCGCGAATTCGCGAGCGCCCGGCGCGTCTCTTCCGCCGTGTGTGCCGCCCGCAGTTGCAGCAACGCGAGCCCCTCGATCCCAAGGCCGGCAACGATCCCCATCGCCGACGTCACATGCAAGAACAGAAGCAGCGCGTGGAGCATTGAGGGCATCCTCCTGAGAGAGTAAAGGCCAGATAGTTGAAGCATATCAACTATTTGTTGTGTTCAACCATTACGGGTGTTGAACTGTCGGGTTTCAGCCCCTACTCTTCGCCACATGGCGAGCTCGTCGAAGACCAAAGAAGCCCGCGCGCGCCGGGTGTGGCAGCTGATGTTCGACTTCCTCATCAGCACCGGTCCGCGGCGCACGGACGTGCTCGGCCGCTTTGGGCTGACGCCGAACGATTCCCGCGCACTCAGCTCGTTGAGCCAGGAGGAGGGGCGCACGATGCGATCTCTGGCCGCCGAGTGGCGCT
The Gemmatimonadaceae bacterium genome window above contains:
- a CDS encoding SDR family NAD(P)-dependent oxidoreductase encodes the protein MTRLHGKIALVTGSSRGIGAAIATRFADAGAAVAVHGRDAAAVEAVRQTIVAAGGRATTVLGDVTRFSEIERMRREIEAELGPVDILVANAGANLSPPGAVEEIDEGQWRATLDGNLTATFLTIKSFLPGMKARRAGAIVTISSTAARRPHSHSPVAYAAAKAGIHLLTQDVAMQAGPFGVRANCIAPETILTDRNRERIPVDVQQTLIESHAIRRLGTPEDVATAALYLVSDEAAWVTGVVLDVAGGGVMR